A single region of the Spirochaetota bacterium genome encodes:
- a CDS encoding XRE family transcriptional regulator → MIKFSDYLETRLKSDTKLANKFWDGYDKFKIGVILKEARIQAGLSQEEVAKKIHTTKSVISRIENHAEDIRLSTLDKFAKALNKSIQISIF, encoded by the coding sequence ATGATAAAATTCAGCGACTACTTGGAAACCAGGCTTAAATCTGACACAAAGTTGGCAAATAAGTTCTGGGATGGATATGACAAATTTAAAATAGGGGTTATTTTAAAAGAGGCGCGTATTCAGGCAGGCCTATCCCAGGAGGAAGTTGCTAAGAAAATCCATACAACTAAAAGCGTTATATCTAGAATAGAAAATCATGCCGAAGATATAAGACTTTCGACATTGGATAAATTCGCAAAGGCTTTAAATAAAAGCATTCAAATATCTATTTTCTGA
- a CDS encoding type II toxin-antitoxin system RelE/ParE family toxin, which produces MKREIQLYTTNDGKCPMKEFLDSLPRKVFQKVTWVLQLLVELEKIPSTYFKKIVNSDNIWECRIDFSSNTYRIFCFFKNGSIIILTHGIMKKSQKTPQSEIMKAEEYKKDFLRRNK; this is translated from the coding sequence ATGAAACGAGAGATTCAACTGTATACAACTAATGATGGGAAATGCCCAATGAAAGAATTTCTCGATTCTTTACCAAGAAAGGTATTCCAAAAAGTTACGTGGGTTCTACAATTGCTTGTTGAACTCGAGAAAATTCCATCTACATACTTTAAAAAAATTGTTAATTCAGATAATATATGGGAATGTCGGATAGATTTTAGCTCAAATACATATCGCATCTTTTGCTTTTTTAAAAACGGATCAATAATAATTCTCACACATGGAATTATGAAGAAATCTCAAAAAACGCCACAAAGCGAAATTATGAAAGCTGAAGAATACAAGAAAGATTTTTTACGGAGGAACAAATGA
- a CDS encoding sigma-54-dependent Fis family transcriptional regulator, whose amino-acid sequence MGKILVVDDNPSILKYVEDILEGSDREITSCGDGISARDAFRASNFDLVISDLAMPGIDGFELITEIRAMDPDVPIIIITGVGGVDEAVMAIKKGASDFVIKPFQHQEFRVKVEKNLEYYNLKKEVERLKRECGDRDGQAIVVGSSQIMKRLVSNIRQVARSNASIVIYGESGTGKELIAKSIHRESDRRDRPFLPIDCSALTETIIESELFGHVKGAFTGADRAKKGLLEEADGGTVFLDEIGNLNWQTQSKLLRFLQEREVKPVGSSKVTKVNVRIISATNANLRKEIETGKFREDLFYRLSGIELNVPPLRDRLEDLPYLAEHFIRKYARDLGKETAFIDGEAIEILMKRAWNGNVRELEHLIEHAIVVETHERVTAATILRILPERAENVAGNGSPSIDAPRTDLGEVVASFEKGHILKVIDLAGNNRARAARMLGISRSVLYEKLKKHGIE is encoded by the coding sequence ATGGGAAAGATACTGGTAGTCGACGACAATCCATCCATCCTGAAATATGTCGAGGACATACTGGAGGGCTCGGATCGCGAGATCACCTCGTGCGGGGACGGCATATCCGCGCGTGATGCGTTCAGGGCGTCCAATTTCGACCTCGTAATATCGGACCTCGCCATGCCGGGAATCGACGGTTTCGAGCTTATCACCGAGATTCGTGCGATGGACCCGGACGTGCCCATCATCATCATCACCGGGGTGGGGGGCGTCGACGAGGCGGTGATGGCGATCAAGAAAGGCGCGAGCGATTTCGTGATCAAGCCGTTCCAGCACCAGGAGTTCCGCGTCAAGGTCGAAAAAAATCTCGAGTACTACAACCTCAAGAAGGAGGTCGAGCGGCTCAAGCGCGAATGCGGGGACAGGGACGGCCAGGCGATCGTCGTGGGGTCGAGCCAGATCATGAAGCGCCTGGTGTCGAATATACGGCAGGTGGCCCGCTCCAACGCGTCCATCGTGATCTACGGCGAGAGCGGCACCGGGAAGGAGCTCATCGCGAAGTCCATACACCGCGAGAGCGACCGGCGCGATCGCCCCTTCCTCCCGATCGACTGCAGCGCGCTCACCGAGACCATAATCGAATCGGAGCTCTTTGGCCACGTGAAGGGGGCCTTCACCGGCGCCGACCGCGCGAAGAAGGGATTGCTTGAGGAGGCCGACGGCGGGACGGTGTTCCTGGACGAAATAGGCAACCTCAACTGGCAGACGCAGAGCAAGCTCCTGCGCTTCCTCCAGGAGCGCGAGGTGAAGCCGGTGGGATCCAGCAAGGTGACCAAGGTAAACGTCAGGATTATCAGCGCCACCAACGCGAACCTGAGAAAAGAAATCGAAACGGGAAAATTCCGCGAGGACCTGTTCTACCGCCTCTCCGGGATCGAGCTGAACGTGCCGCCGCTGCGCGACCGGCTGGAGGACCTGCCCTATCTCGCGGAGCACTTCATCCGCAAGTACGCGCGCGACCTGGGGAAGGAGACAGCCTTCATAGACGGGGAAGCGATTGAAATTCTAATGAAGCGGGCATGGAACGGCAACGTGCGCGAACTCGAACACCTTATCGAGCACGCCATCGTGGTCGAGACGCACGAGCGCGTGACCGCGGCCACGATACTGCGCATCCTGCCCGAGCGCGCCGAGAATGTCGCGGGCAACGGTTCCCCTTCCATTGACGCGCCCCGGACCGACCTCGGGGAGGTCGTTGCCTCGTTTGAAAAGGGCCACATCCTGAAAGTGATCGACCTGGCCGGAAATAACCGCGCGCGCGCCGCCCGGATGCTGGGCATCAGCAGGAGCGTGCTCTACGAGAAGCTGAAGAAACACGGGATCGAGTGA
- a CDS encoding M23 family metallopeptidase, with the protein MLLGMIRAIVLGFIQSIASRKKKARVPALIFLCALWVYACPEKTIIPVLGAQPYDWNPYLFWDCPWCTAEEKHKGIDIIKHYGTPVLAATHGLVIYSGSLGKYGEAMLVLSPKLRVHLYGHLSVRRRFHLPVVCRGSVIGAVGNTGTSDCPHLHYTIFSILPHFWLWERENRGWLKMFYLNPHTVLMQGY; encoded by the coding sequence ATGTTACTTGGCATGATAAGGGCGATCGTTCTCGGATTCATACAATCGATCGCGTCCCGCAAAAAAAAAGCTCGTGTCCCCGCGCTCATATTCCTGTGCGCACTCTGGGTTTACGCGTGCCCTGAAAAAACAATCATACCCGTCCTGGGGGCCCAGCCCTACGACTGGAACCCCTACCTGTTCTGGGATTGCCCCTGGTGCACCGCGGAAGAGAAACACAAGGGGATCGACATTATCAAGCACTACGGCACCCCCGTGCTTGCGGCGACGCATGGACTGGTTATCTATTCCGGCAGCCTGGGGAAATACGGGGAGGCCATGCTGGTGCTCAGCCCCAAGCTCCGGGTTCACCTGTACGGGCATCTCAGCGTGCGCAGGCGCTTCCACTTGCCCGTCGTATGCCGCGGATCGGTGATCGGCGCGGTGGGCAACACCGGCACCTCGGACTGCCCGCACCTCCATTACACGATCTTCAGCATACTACCGCATTTCTGGCTCTGGGAGCGGGAAAATCGCGGATGGCTGAAGATGTTCTATCTGAACCCGCATACCGTATTGATGCAGGGGTACTAG